From a region of the Tamandua tetradactyla isolate mTamTet1 chromosome 10, mTamTet1.pri, whole genome shotgun sequence genome:
- the LOC143647908 gene encoding olfactory receptor 5K1-like, with the protein MTEDNHSLTTEFILIGFTYNPELKPLLFVVFLAIYLITMVGNLGLLALIFMDRRLHTPMYIFLGNLALMDSCCSCTITPKVLQNFFSEDRIISLNECIAQFYFLCFAETTDCFLLAAMAYDRYVAICSPLQYHTRMSKTLCIQMTTGAYIAGNLQSVIHVGLLFRLTFCGSHEINHFFCDVLPLYRLSCVDPFINELVMLIVSGSIQIFTITTVLISYLYILFTIFQMKSKEGSGKALSTCASHFLSVSIYYGSILFMYVRPSTFKEGKNDIPGAVSYTLVIPLLNPFIYSLRNKEVINVMKKILKSRPSNILK; encoded by the coding sequence ATGACTGAAGATAACCACTCCTTGACAACTGAATTTATCCTCATAGGATTTACATATAATCCAGAGCTGAAGCCCCTTCTGTTTGTGGTGTTCTTAGCCATCTATCTGATCACCATGGTGGGTAATCTTGGTTTGTTGGCATTGATCTTTATGGATCGTCGTCTTCACACACCGATGTACATCTTTCTGGGTAACCTGGCTCTGATGGATTCCTGCTGTTCCTGTACCATTACCCCCAAAGTTTTACAGAACTTCTTTTCAGAAGACAGAATAATTTCTCTTAATGAATGCAtagcacaattttattttctctgctttgcTGAAACTACAGACTGCTTTCTTCTAGCAGCAATGGCCTATGACAGGTATGTAGCAATATGTAGCCCACTGCAGTACCACACCAGGATGTCAAAGACACTCTGTATACAGATGACCACAGGGGCATACATAGCAGGAAACCTGCAGTCAGTGATTCATGTAGGGCTTCTTTTTAGATTAACTTTCTGTGGTTCTCATGAAATCAATCATTTCTTTTGTGATGTTCTTCCATTGTATAGACTCTCCTGTGTGGACCCTTTTATCAATGAACTGGTGATGCTTATTGTTTCAGGGTCAATTCAAATCTTCACTATTACCACAGTCTTAATCTCATATCTTTAcattcttttcactattttccaaatgaaatccAAAGAAGGAAGTGGCAAAGCCTTATCAACCTGTGCATCCcactttctctctgtttcaatATACTATGGTTCTATTCTGTTCATGTATGTTCGACCAAGTacctttaaagaaggaaaaaatgatataCCAGGTGCTGTTTCTTATACTCTAGTGATACCTTTATTAAACCCTTTTATTTATagtttaagaaataaagaagtaataaatgttatgaaaaaaattttgaagagtAGGCCttctaatattttgaaataa
- the LOC143647909 gene encoding olfactory receptor 5H8-like yields MEKENATLLTEFVLTGFTDQPEWQIPLFLVFLVIYLITMMGNLGLIALIWKDTQLHTPMYLFLGRLAFVDAWLSSTVTPKMLISFWAKSKMITLSACMMQFFSFVVSATTECFLLAAMAYDRYVAICKPLLYPVIMTNRLCSQLSVWSFAGGLLHASIHGGFLLRLTFCKSNIVHHFYCDIIPLLKISCTDTSINFLMTFIFSGSIQIFTIMTVLFSYASILFTVLKNKSVKGIRKAFSTCGAHLLSVSLYYGPLLFMYVHPRSSQADDQDMMDSLFYTVIIPLLNPIIYSLRNKKVIDSLAKILKGKF; encoded by the coding sequence atggaaaaggaaaatgcaacATTGTTGACAGAATTTGTTCTCACAGGATTTACAGATCAACCAGAGTGGCAAATCCCCCTATTCCTGGTGTTCTTGGTGATATATCTCATCACCATGATGGGGAACCTAGGACTGAttgctctcatctggaaggatacACAGCTTCATACCCCTATGTATTTATTCCTTGGGCGTTTAGCCTTTGTGGATGCGTGGCTTTCATCCACAGTGACCCCCAAGATGCTGATCAGTTTCTGGGCCAAGAGTAAAATGATAACTCTATCTGCATGCATgatgcaatttttttcctttgtagtcAGTGCAACCACAGAATGCTTCCTCCTGGCAGCAATGGCATATGATCGATATGTAGCCATATGCAAACCTTTACTTTACCCAGTGATTATGACCAATAGATTATGCAGTCAGCTGTCTGTCTGGTCATTTGCAGGTGGCCTTCTTCATGCCTCAATTCATGGAGGCTTTTTATTAAGATTAACATTCTGTAAGTCCAACATTGTACATCATTTCTACTGTGACATCATACCATTGCTTAAAATTTCCTGTACTGACACTTCTATCAATTTTctgatgacttttattttctctggTTCAATTCAGATATTCACCATTATGACAGTTCTTTTCTCTTATGCATCCATTCTCTTTACAGTCTTAAAAAATAAGTCTGTAAAAGGCATAAGGAAAGCCTTTTCTACCTGTGGAGCCCATCTTTTATCTGTCTCTTTATACTATGGCCCTCTTCTCTTCATGTATGTGCACCCCAGGTCTTCTCAGGCAGATGATCAAGATATGATGGATTCTCTGTTTTATACAGTTATAATTCCCTTATTAAATCCAATCATCTACAGTCTGAGAAATAAGAAAGTCATAGATTCACTGGCTAAAATACTAAAAGGGAAATTCTAA